From Thermoleophilia bacterium, a single genomic window includes:
- a CDS encoding KUP/HAK/KT family potassium transporter — protein MNPARKRSTKATAGVAALTMGAIGVVFGDIGTSPLYAIQTVFSADHQAVKPTEGDVFGVISLVFWSITMIVSVKFVTFIMRADNDGEGGIVALIALIQGARLKDSKVQVALIAAGFFGVALFYGDGMITPAISVMSAVEGVEVAAPGLTDFVLPMTIGVLTLLFFGQKFGTHVIGRLFGPVMVLWFIVIAAGGIGQIVVEPAILKALSPAYGLDFFTAHPSIAFISLGAIVLTITGAEALYADMGHFGRPPIRRAWFLLVFPALTLNYLGQGSLILDTPSSISNPFFLLFPDWSHIPMVILATVATVIASQAVISGAFSVTRQAIQLGYLPRMTVKQTSSEEIGQVYLPAVNWGLFVAVVALVIGFDSSAALASAYGVAVVGTLTIDALLFLVVARSLWKKPLWMVVAGGAVFLTIDLTFLAANLTKIAHGGWFPLGIGLIIFTALVTWHKGHEAVAKIRAKKEGLLLDFVAKVHGKEPPVLRVPGTAVYLNVHPETTPLALKDNLSRDHVIHERIVVVSLVTTKVPFIDDAERVTNDDLGDPDDGLNHLTIRLGFLDVPDVPALLRLANGAPGTVPADGPIDVDDAYYYVSNLMVSTGGEVEMAEWRKRLFTVMYRNATSASVHFHLPPERTVIESSGIAI, from the coding sequence ATGAACCCAGCCCGGAAGCGATCGACCAAGGCCACCGCCGGCGTGGCGGCGCTGACCATGGGCGCGATCGGAGTGGTCTTCGGCGACATCGGGACCAGCCCTCTCTACGCGATCCAGACCGTCTTCTCGGCCGATCATCAGGCCGTGAAGCCGACCGAAGGTGATGTCTTCGGTGTCATCTCACTCGTCTTCTGGTCAATCACGATGATCGTCTCGGTCAAGTTCGTGACCTTCATCATGCGGGCCGACAACGACGGAGAGGGCGGCATCGTGGCGCTGATCGCGCTGATCCAGGGAGCGAGGCTCAAGGACTCGAAGGTGCAGGTCGCCCTGATCGCCGCCGGATTCTTTGGAGTAGCGCTCTTCTACGGAGACGGCATGATCACCCCCGCGATTTCAGTGATGTCCGCGGTTGAAGGAGTCGAAGTCGCCGCGCCCGGACTCACCGATTTTGTCCTGCCGATGACGATCGGCGTGCTGACCCTCCTCTTCTTTGGGCAGAAGTTCGGCACGCACGTGATCGGTCGGCTGTTCGGTCCGGTCATGGTCCTCTGGTTCATCGTGATCGCGGCCGGCGGGATTGGTCAGATCGTCGTTGAGCCGGCAATCCTCAAGGCCCTTTCCCCGGCCTACGGTCTCGATTTCTTCACCGCCCACCCCTCGATCGCCTTCATCTCCCTCGGAGCGATCGTTCTGACCATCACCGGTGCCGAAGCGCTCTACGCGGACATGGGGCACTTTGGCCGCCCGCCGATCCGGCGCGCCTGGTTCCTGCTCGTCTTCCCGGCCCTCACACTCAACTACCTGGGACAGGGTTCATTGATCCTGGACACGCCTTCCTCGATCTCCAACCCGTTCTTCCTGCTCTTCCCCGACTGGTCCCACATCCCGATGGTCATCCTCGCCACCGTGGCGACGGTCATCGCCTCCCAGGCCGTTATCTCTGGCGCTTTCTCGGTCACCCGGCAGGCGATCCAGCTCGGTTACCTGCCCCGGATGACCGTAAAGCAGACCTCGTCCGAAGAGATCGGGCAGGTCTACCTGCCAGCCGTGAACTGGGGACTCTTCGTCGCCGTGGTCGCGCTGGTGATCGGCTTCGACTCCTCGGCGGCGCTGGCCTCCGCCTACGGGGTGGCTGTGGTGGGAACGCTGACGATCGATGCTCTGCTGTTCCTGGTTGTCGCGCGTTCTCTCTGGAAGAAGCCCCTTTGGATGGTGGTCGCCGGAGGTGCGGTCTTCCTCACGATCGACCTGACCTTCCTCGCGGCCAACCTGACCAAGATCGCGCATGGTGGCTGGTTCCCCCTCGGCATCGGCTTGATCATCTTCACGGCCCTTGTCACCTGGCACAAGGGCCACGAAGCGGTCGCGAAGATCCGGGCGAAGAAGGAGGGCCTGCTCCTGGATTTCGTCGCGAAGGTCCACGGGAAGGAGCCGCCGGTTCTGCGAGTTCCCGGGACCGCCGTCTATCTCAACGTGCACCCCGAGACCACTCCGCTAGCCCTCAAAGACAACCTGAGCAGGGACCACGTCATCCACGAAAGGATCGTCGTCGTTTCGCTGGTCACGACCAAGGTCCCGTTCATCGACGATGCCGAACGGGTCACCAATGACGACCTCGGCGATCCTGACGACGGCTTGAACCACCTGACCATCAGGCTCGGCTTCCTGGACGTTCCTGACGTGCCTGCCCTGCTGCGTCTGGCCAACGGGGCGCCGGGCACCGTGCCAGCCGACGGTCCGATCGATGTCGACGATGCCTACTACTACGTGTCGAACCTGATGGTCTCGACCGGCGGCGAGGTCGAAATGGCCGAGTGGCGCAAGCGGCTCTTCACGGTCATGTACCGAAACGCAACAAGCGCTTCGGTGCACTTCCACCTGCCGCCGGAGAGGACCGTCATAGAAAGTTCCGGGATCGCGATCTAG